One Candidatus Flexicrinis proximus DNA window includes the following coding sequences:
- a CDS encoding HAMP domain-containing histidine kinase, which yields MSVLQQISAAERVGLVVAQSAETVYWVDHTEHPEPYWVDYHETQLFEPLMIWAEGQTSGYVPSEKVEHVPPAYGVISAIILRDQTDLAGVLLFSGEQLDIVDRENFDIAVDLMTITAMEQRTTNNLNKFLGDFAHDQRNILNIVSLSADALNEMKEMTVKSKTYLTRIFDSSLQIGNQIENALSVDRYDPETDEHHMMVEQIDLVELRREICNSYVPVAQGKRITLKMPYVRGAVTISADKGMITRAITNLVDNAFKFTPEGGNIEVLIVRGKGQVQIVVKDSGLGIAPENLDRIFERKVRIRQNKQHVRGLGLGLFIVRNVALRHNGRAWVESAPGEGSTFYLVLPVKNHNGAK from the coding sequence TTGTCGGTACTCCAGCAGATCAGTGCCGCAGAACGTGTCGGCCTCGTCGTGGCGCAGTCCGCCGAGACCGTGTATTGGGTGGATCATACCGAACACCCCGAACCCTACTGGGTGGATTATCACGAGACGCAGCTGTTCGAACCGTTAATGATATGGGCTGAAGGTCAGACTTCAGGTTACGTGCCTTCTGAGAAGGTCGAGCACGTCCCCCCTGCCTACGGTGTGATCAGCGCCATTATCCTCCGTGACCAAACGGATTTGGCCGGCGTTCTTCTGTTCAGCGGCGAGCAGCTTGACATTGTTGACCGCGAGAACTTCGACATCGCCGTTGATCTCATGACTATTACGGCGATGGAGCAGCGTACCACTAACAACCTTAACAAGTTCCTGGGCGATTTTGCCCATGATCAGCGTAATATCCTGAATATCGTGAGTCTGTCCGCGGATGCTCTGAACGAAATGAAGGAGATGACGGTCAAGTCCAAAACGTACCTGACCCGAATCTTCGACAGCAGTCTGCAAATCGGCAACCAGATTGAAAACGCGCTCTCGGTAGACCGGTACGACCCTGAGACCGACGAGCATCACATGATGGTGGAGCAGATCGATCTCGTCGAACTGCGGCGGGAAATTTGCAACAGTTATGTTCCGGTGGCGCAGGGCAAGCGCATTACACTCAAGATGCCTTATGTCCGGGGCGCGGTTACGATCAGCGCCGACAAGGGCATGATCACCCGCGCGATCACCAACCTGGTTGATAATGCCTTTAAGTTCACGCCTGAAGGTGGAAATATTGAAGTTCTGATCGTTCGCGGCAAGGGCCAAGTCCAGATCGTCGTCAAAGACAGCGGGCTGGGCATTGCTCCAGAGAACCTCGATCGGATTTTCGAGCGCAAGGTGCGCATCCGGCAGAACAAGCAGCACGTGAGGGGCTTGGGGCTGGGGCTGTTCATCGTGCGTAACGTTGCGCTCAGACATAACGGGCGCGCATGGGTCGAGAGCGCACCAGGCGAAGGAAGCACATTCTATCTGGTGCTGCCAGTTAAGAATCATAACGGCGCAAAGTAA